A genomic window from Halorubrum trapanicum includes:
- a CDS encoding phenylalanine--tRNA ligase subunit alpha → MRLPERQLAVLEAASATDERTVAEIAAETDLKPETVAGAAFDLADEGLVEVGSATDETLELTDEGRTYVDAGLPETRLYRAGLDAGADAEPASMGEVIGGAGLEGPEVDIALANFARKGFGSVDGGELSVDPDADPNADPEATALAALAGAGGEGEGLDADALSVDESVIDQLDSRGLVAVGESVTRTVTLTDDGVDALMTGVEATETVGALTPELLASGEWRDAEFAEYNVEAEAETARGGRKHVLRRTADRVKDVLVGMGFQEMEGPHADADFWINDCLFMPQDHPARTHWDRFALDVDPMEGIPDELMARVEAAHRDGWGLDGDGYHSPWSADFAREVALRGHTTSLSMRYLSGIAGAELEPPQRYFSVEKVYRNDTLDPTHLLEFFQIEGWVMAEDLSVRDLMGTFEEFYRQFGITDIRFKPHYNPYTEPSFELFGEHPETGEEIEIGNSGVFREEVTGPLGVDCDVMAWGLALERLAMLTTGAEDIRDLHGTLADIDFLRNAEVSY, encoded by the coding sequence ATGCGACTCCCGGAACGACAGCTCGCGGTCCTCGAGGCCGCGAGCGCGACGGACGAACGAACGGTGGCGGAGATAGCTGCGGAGACGGACCTGAAGCCGGAGACGGTCGCCGGCGCGGCGTTCGACCTAGCCGACGAGGGGCTCGTCGAGGTCGGGTCGGCGACCGACGAGACGCTCGAACTCACCGACGAGGGACGGACCTACGTCGACGCGGGGCTCCCCGAGACGCGGCTCTACCGGGCCGGGCTCGACGCGGGCGCCGACGCCGAGCCGGCCTCGATGGGCGAAGTCATCGGCGGAGCGGGCCTGGAGGGCCCCGAGGTCGACATCGCCTTGGCGAACTTCGCACGGAAGGGGTTCGGGAGCGTCGACGGCGGCGAGCTCTCGGTCGACCCGGACGCCGACCCGAACGCCGACCCCGAGGCGACGGCGCTCGCCGCGCTCGCTGGCGCGGGCGGTGAGGGTGAGGGGCTCGACGCCGACGCCCTCAGCGTCGACGAGTCGGTGATCGACCAGCTGGACTCGCGCGGGTTAGTGGCGGTCGGCGAGTCGGTCACGCGGACGGTGACGCTGACCGACGACGGCGTCGACGCGCTGATGACCGGCGTGGAGGCGACCGAGACGGTCGGGGCGCTCACGCCCGAGCTCCTCGCCAGCGGCGAGTGGCGCGACGCCGAGTTCGCCGAGTACAACGTCGAGGCCGAGGCGGAGACGGCCCGCGGCGGCCGGAAACACGTCCTCCGTCGGACCGCCGACCGCGTGAAGGACGTGCTGGTCGGGATGGGGTTCCAGGAGATGGAGGGTCCCCACGCGGACGCCGACTTCTGGATCAACGACTGCCTGTTCATGCCCCAGGACCACCCGGCGCGGACCCACTGGGACCGGTTCGCGCTCGACGTGGACCCGATGGAGGGAATTCCCGACGAGCTGATGGCCCGCGTCGAGGCCGCCCACCGCGACGGCTGGGGGCTCGACGGCGACGGCTACCACTCGCCGTGGTCGGCCGACTTCGCCCGCGAGGTCGCCTTACGCGGTCACACCACGTCGCTGTCGATGCGCTACCTCTCCGGGATCGCGGGCGCGGAGCTGGAGCCGCCGCAGCGCTACTTCTCGGTCGAGAAGGTGTACCGCAACGACACGCTCGACCCGACGCACCTGCTGGAGTTCTTCCAGATCGAGGGGTGGGTGATGGCGGAGGACCTCTCGGTGCGCGACCTGATGGGCACCTTCGAGGAGTTCTACCGGCAGTTCGGGATCACCGACATCCGGTTCAAGCCGCACTACAACCCCTACACCGAGCCCTCCTTCGAGCTGTTCGGCGAGCACCCGGAGACGGGCGAGGAGATCGAGATCGGCAACTCCGGCGTCTTCCGCGAGGAGGTCACCGGCCCGCTCGGCGTCGACTGCGATGTGATGGCGTGGGGGCTCGCCTTGGAGCGACTGGCGATGCTCACGACCGGGGCGGAGGACATCCGCGACCTCCACGGCACCCTCGCCGACATCGACTTCCTGCGGAACGCGGAGGTGAGCTACTGA
- the dgoD gene encoding galactonate dehydratase: MHITDYELFEVPPRWLFLKLTTSDGRVGWGEPVVEGRAKTVAAAVEELLDNYLLGEDPTRIEDHWQTMYRGGFYRGGPVLMSAIAGIDQALWDLKGKRLGAPVHELLGGRARDRVRVYQWIGGDRPADVGEAAREKVDAGFSALKMNATPELESIDAPAAVDAAADRIAAVREAVGDEVDIGVDFHGRVAKPMARRLAAALEPYDPMFIEEPVLPENNDALSAIRASTTIPIATGERMYSRWDFKEVLEADAVDLIQPDVSHAGGITELKKIASMAEAYDVSVAPHCPLGPIALASCIQVDACTPNALIQEQSLDIHYNETSDVLDYLADPSVFEYHDGFVEVPDGDGLGIEMDEAHVREQAEKDVDWHNPVWRHDDGSVAEW, translated from the coding sequence ATGCACATCACCGACTACGAGCTGTTCGAAGTGCCGCCCCGCTGGCTGTTCCTGAAGCTCACGACGAGCGACGGGAGGGTCGGCTGGGGGGAGCCCGTCGTGGAGGGCCGCGCCAAGACGGTCGCCGCGGCGGTGGAGGAGCTGCTCGACAACTACCTGCTCGGCGAGGACCCGACGCGGATCGAGGACCACTGGCAGACGATGTACCGCGGCGGCTTCTACCGCGGCGGGCCGGTCCTGATGAGCGCCATCGCCGGGATCGACCAGGCGCTGTGGGACCTCAAGGGGAAGCGGCTCGGCGCGCCCGTCCACGAGCTGCTCGGCGGCCGCGCGCGCGACCGGGTCCGCGTCTATCAGTGGATCGGCGGGGACCGCCCGGCGGACGTCGGCGAGGCCGCCCGCGAGAAGGTCGATGCGGGCTTCTCGGCGCTGAAGATGAACGCGACCCCGGAGCTGGAGTCGATCGACGCGCCGGCGGCGGTGGACGCCGCGGCCGACCGGATCGCGGCCGTCCGGGAGGCGGTCGGCGACGAGGTCGACATCGGGGTCGACTTCCACGGGCGCGTGGCGAAGCCGATGGCCCGCCGGCTCGCGGCGGCGCTGGAGCCGTACGACCCGATGTTCATCGAGGAGCCGGTGTTACCCGAGAACAACGACGCGCTCTCGGCGATCCGGGCGTCGACGACGATCCCGATCGCGACCGGCGAGCGGATGTACTCGCGGTGGGACTTCAAGGAGGTGCTGGAGGCGGACGCGGTGGACCTGATCCAGCCGGACGTCTCCCACGCCGGCGGGATCACCGAGCTGAAGAAGATCGCGTCGATGGCCGAGGCGTACGACGTGTCGGTCGCCCCGCACTGTCCGCTCGGGCCGATCGCGCTCGCCTCCTGTATCCAGGTCGACGCCTGTACGCCGAACGCGCTCATTCAGGAGCAGTCCCTCGACATCCACTACAACGAGACGAGCGACGTGCTGGACTACCTCGCCGACCCGTCGGTGTTCGAGTATCACGACGGGTTCGTCGAGGTTCCCGACGGCGACGGCCTGGGGATCGAGATGGACGAGGCACACGTCCGCGAGCAGGCCGAGAAAGACGTCGACTGGCACAACCCCGTCTGGCGCCACGACGACGGCTCCGTCGCGGAGTGGTGA
- a CDS encoding HalOD1 output domain-containing protein: MSSATAGSSDSGSAPETTRVRHGGDGPAPSLAVVEAIAELAGVDPTDLPEAGVVLYDHVDPDALNALVAGRSDSDVDVSLTVAGYDVRVGPDTAVARRDGN, from the coding sequence ATGAGCAGCGCAACGGCCGGATCGAGCGATTCCGGTTCTGCCCCGGAGACGACCCGCGTCCGCCACGGCGGCGACGGCCCCGCGCCCAGCCTCGCCGTCGTCGAGGCGATCGCCGAACTCGCCGGCGTCGACCCGACCGACCTCCCCGAGGCGGGCGTGGTGCTGTACGACCACGTCGACCCGGACGCGCTGAACGCGCTCGTCGCCGGTCGGTCCGACAGCGACGTCGACGTCTCGCTCACGGTCGCGGGCTACGACGTCCGCGTCGGCCCCGACACCGCGGTCGCCCGTCGAGACGGCAACTGA
- a CDS encoding chromosome partitioning protein ParA, translating to MILAVAGGKGGVGKTTLAYNVAAALGGVVIDADLGMADLPDGRGPDLHDVLAGAADPTETVRSGPVDVVPCGRTLAGARAADLTRLAGAVAAVEREFGTVVLDCPAGRRADAGVPLAVADACLLVVSPRAFALADAIRTRELARELDAGLVGCAVNRVTEEPPVGPIGDALGAPIEVVPADPRVGRSVATERPIVSAAPDSEAAAAVRALARRVPE from the coding sequence GTGATCCTCGCGGTCGCGGGCGGGAAGGGGGGCGTCGGGAAGACGACGCTCGCGTACAACGTCGCCGCCGCGCTCGGCGGGGTCGTCATCGACGCCGACCTCGGGATGGCCGACCTGCCGGACGGCCGCGGTCCAGATCTTCATGACGTGCTCGCCGGCGCGGCGGACCCGACAGAGACGGTCCGGTCGGGGCCGGTCGACGTCGTCCCGTGCGGGCGGACGCTGGCCGGCGCGCGGGCGGCCGACCTGACGCGGTTGGCGGGGGCGGTCGCCGCGGTCGAGCGCGAGTTCGGGACCGTCGTCCTCGACTGTCCCGCGGGGCGCCGCGCCGACGCCGGCGTGCCGCTCGCGGTCGCGGACGCCTGCCTCCTCGTCGTCTCTCCCCGGGCGTTCGCGCTGGCCGACGCGATCCGCACCCGGGAGCTCGCTCGCGAGCTCGACGCCGGACTGGTCGGCTGCGCGGTCAACCGCGTGACGGAGGAGCCGCCGGTCGGACCGATCGGCGACGCGCTCGGCGCGCCGATCGAGGTGGTCCCGGCCGACCCCCGTGTCGGGCGGTCCGTGGCGACGGAGCGCCCGATCGTGAGCGCCGCACCCGACAGCGAGGCCGCGGCGGCGGTTCGGGCGCTCGCGCGGCGCGTTCCGGAGTGA
- a CDS encoding bifunctional 4-hydroxy-2-oxoglutarate aldolase/2-dehydro-3-deoxy-phosphogluconate aldolase — MRTDRLDRITEGGVIAILRGVEWDDAVAVADAVVDAGVTALEVTADTPNAMASIEAIAERTDDAVVGAGTVLDAETARAAQLAGAEFLVTPTVNPDVIRTANRYGTPVVVGAYTPTEAIEAYEAGADAVKVFPAKTGGPDHVAAIGGPLPQIPLVPTGGVGADNAGEYVRAGAVAVGVGSSIVDDEAVAAGDFDAIRANARAVVEAVSAARE, encoded by the coding sequence ATGCGAACCGACCGACTCGACCGGATCACGGAGGGCGGCGTGATCGCGATCCTCCGCGGCGTCGAATGGGACGACGCCGTGGCGGTCGCGGACGCCGTCGTCGACGCCGGCGTGACGGCGCTGGAGGTGACGGCGGACACGCCGAACGCGATGGCCTCCATCGAGGCGATAGCCGAGCGCACCGACGACGCCGTAGTCGGCGCCGGCACCGTCCTCGACGCGGAGACCGCGCGCGCGGCGCAGCTCGCCGGCGCGGAGTTCCTCGTGACGCCGACGGTGAACCCCGACGTGATCCGGACGGCGAACCGCTACGGGACGCCCGTCGTCGTCGGCGCGTACACGCCGACCGAGGCGATCGAGGCCTACGAGGCCGGCGCCGACGCGGTGAAGGTGTTCCCCGCGAAGACCGGCGGACCGGACCACGTCGCGGCGATCGGCGGCCCGCTCCCGCAGATTCCGCTCGTGCCGACCGGCGGCGTCGGCGCGGACAACGCGGGCGAGTACGTCCGGGCGGGCGCGGTCGCGGTCGGGGTCGGCAGTTCGATCGTCGACGACGAGGCGGTCGCCGCCGGCGACTTCGACGCGATCCGGGCGAACGCGCGCGCGGTCGTCGAGGCCGTCTCCGCCGCGCGGGAGTGA
- a CDS encoding peptidase codes for MIRVALVVGVGVLAALAVSVGPLYAADRYRELREPTDAERAQIAALADPGGLDLDRVAIESVDGEGDDRGDDHGGDGDEGGGSAAAGPAEVSVRGPPGRRVLFLTADVLTDLDEDVAVGLLAAEAGRAATYYAEFRAVAVGAVLATLAAVVTALVPFESGFAALVAVGVASFWAGRRVQYAADARAADAVGAERVADAFERVAERRGVEPETGDWSTWFEVQPPLGDRIARLRERAGGEK; via the coding sequence ATGATCAGGGTCGCGCTCGTCGTCGGCGTCGGCGTCCTCGCCGCGCTCGCGGTCTCGGTGGGACCGCTGTACGCGGCCGACCGCTACCGGGAGTTACGGGAGCCGACGGACGCGGAGCGGGCACAGATCGCGGCGCTGGCCGACCCCGGCGGACTCGACCTCGACCGGGTCGCGATCGAGTCCGTCGACGGGGAGGGCGACGACCGCGGGGACGACCACGGCGGCGACGGCGACGAGGGCGGAGGATCCGCGGCCGCCGGCCCCGCAGAGGTCTCGGTCCGGGGGCCGCCCGGCCGTCGGGTGCTGTTCCTCACGGCGGACGTGTTGACCGACCTCGACGAGGACGTGGCGGTCGGGCTGCTCGCGGCGGAGGCGGGGCGGGCGGCGACGTACTACGCCGAGTTCCGCGCCGTCGCAGTCGGGGCCGTGCTGGCGACGTTGGCAGCGGTCGTCACGGCGCTCGTCCCGTTCGAGTCCGGCTTCGCCGCCCTCGTCGCCGTGGGGGTCGCCTCCTTCTGGGCCGGCCGACGGGTCCAGTACGCGGCTGACGCCCGCGCCGCGGACGCGGTGGGCGCTGAGCGGGTCGCGGACGCGTTCGAACGGGTCGCGGAGCGCCGCGGGGTCGAGCCGGAGACCGGCGACTGGTCGACGTGGTTCGAGGTCCAGCCGCCGCTCGGGGACCGGATCGCGCGGCTCCGCGAGCGGGCGGGCGGCGAGAAGTAG
- the pheT gene encoding phenylalanine--tRNA ligase subunit beta, with the protein MPVVDIDTDELRGLTGRTDTSDEEFKEDLFGLGLEFEGETDDGLLQFEFAPDRLDRLSVEGVARSLRYHYGDDRGVYVPDTNDPEWTIEVDESVPDERPYVTGAVVRGLDLDEGALDSLIQLQEKLHATMGRGRAKGAIGIHDLAMVKGAPLQEGSEPSIAYRGVDPDGDTFVPLDANDELTPNEVLAEHDTGTTYADLVEGLDRYPAIYDELGLFSFPPVINGKRTEVTTGSRELFVELTGTDQWTIDRMCTIICYALSARGATIEEVEVNYADGATHPSEYGRELVRPNLDVDEKTVSHDRIETLLGVEFEPEEVVDCFERAGLDASYTLDEDVSYEVEIPPYRVDVLHPLDLVDDVGRAYGFDNLEPRYPDVGTVGGRHERSRLEDAVRTSLVGLGFEDLLNFHMTSGTENYDRMNVEPGTGGAAVAGADEPNASAGVFGGGDPVEITEPYSEEYTQLRTWALPSLVMLLERNTHNAYPQDVAEVGFVAERDDDEDANVAESRHVAGAVARRDASYEAAKGRLQALCDDFDAELATPRTEHPSFIEGRAAAVEVDGERVGVIGELHPAVLVEHDLEVPVAAFEFELDALR; encoded by the coding sequence ATGCCCGTCGTCGACATCGACACCGACGAGCTGCGCGGATTGACGGGTCGCACCGACACGAGCGACGAGGAGTTCAAGGAGGACCTGTTCGGGCTCGGCTTGGAGTTCGAGGGCGAGACCGACGACGGGCTCCTCCAGTTCGAGTTCGCGCCCGACCGGCTCGACCGGCTCTCCGTCGAGGGGGTCGCGCGCTCGCTCCGCTACCACTACGGCGACGACCGCGGCGTCTACGTCCCCGACACGAACGACCCCGAGTGGACGATCGAGGTCGACGAGTCGGTGCCCGACGAGCGGCCGTACGTCACCGGCGCCGTGGTCCGCGGCCTCGACCTCGACGAGGGCGCGCTCGACTCGCTGATCCAGCTCCAAGAGAAGCTCCACGCGACGATGGGCCGCGGCCGCGCGAAGGGCGCCATCGGCATCCACGACCTCGCGATGGTGAAGGGCGCGCCCCTCCAGGAGGGCTCGGAGCCGTCGATCGCCTACCGCGGCGTCGACCCCGACGGCGATACCTTCGTTCCGCTCGACGCGAACGACGAGCTGACCCCGAACGAGGTCTTGGCGGAACACGACACGGGGACGACCTACGCCGACCTCGTCGAAGGGCTCGACCGCTACCCGGCGATCTACGACGAGCTCGGGCTGTTCTCGTTCCCGCCCGTCATCAACGGGAAGCGCACCGAGGTGACGACCGGCTCCCGCGAGCTGTTCGTCGAGCTCACCGGCACCGACCAGTGGACGATCGACCGGATGTGTACGATTATCTGTTACGCGCTGTCGGCCCGCGGCGCGACGATCGAGGAGGTCGAGGTGAACTACGCCGACGGCGCGACCCACCCGAGCGAGTACGGCCGCGAGCTCGTCCGCCCGAACCTCGACGTCGACGAGAAGACGGTTTCGCACGACCGGATCGAGACGCTGCTCGGCGTCGAGTTCGAGCCGGAGGAGGTCGTCGACTGCTTCGAGCGCGCCGGCCTCGACGCCTCCTACACCCTCGACGAGGACGTGTCTTACGAGGTGGAGATTCCGCCGTACCGCGTCGACGTACTCCATCCGCTCGACCTCGTCGACGACGTGGGGCGCGCGTACGGCTTCGACAACTTGGAGCCGCGCTACCCCGACGTGGGCACCGTCGGCGGGCGCCACGAGCGCTCGCGGTTAGAGGACGCGGTCCGGACGAGCCTCGTCGGCCTCGGCTTCGAGGACCTCCTGAACTTCCACATGACGAGCGGGACGGAGAACTACGACCGGATGAACGTCGAGCCGGGCACTGGCGGCGCCGCGGTCGCCGGGGCGGACGAACCGAACGCGAGCGCCGGCGTCTTCGGCGGCGGCGACCCCGTGGAGATCACGGAGCCGTACAGCGAGGAGTACACCCAGCTCCGCACCTGGGCGCTCCCGTCGCTCGTGATGCTGTTAGAGCGGAACACCCACAACGCCTACCCGCAGGACGTCGCCGAGGTCGGCTTCGTCGCCGAGCGCGACGACGACGAGGACGCGAACGTCGCCGAGTCCCGCCACGTCGCCGGGGCGGTCGCCCGTCGCGACGCCTCTTACGAGGCCGCGAAGGGGCGCCTCCAGGCGCTCTGTGACGACTTCGACGCCGAGCTGGCGACCCCGCGGACCGAACACCCCTCATTCATCGAGGGCCGCGCCGCCGCCGTCGAGGTCGACGGCGAGCGCGTCGGCGTGATCGGCGAGCTCCACCCCGCGGTGCTCGTCGAACACGACTTGGAGGTGCCGGTCGCGGCCTTCGAGTTCGAGCTCGACGCGCTGCGATAG